In Aythya fuligula isolate bAytFul2 chromosome 21, bAytFul2.pri, whole genome shotgun sequence, the DNA window TGGAACATCACGGGCCCCTGGGCCGAGGACAACTTCAATGCGACGCTGCAGAAGGTGACGGCGCACTACCGCACCTCGCCCTTCTTCTCCGTCTACGTCAGCGCCGACTCCAAAAACTCCAACAGCAACGTCATCCAGGTGGATCAGTCGGGGCTAGGCCTGCCGTCGCGGGATTACTACCTGAACAAGACCGAGAACGAGAAGGTAAGGGTGGCAGAGGGTTGGGGTTGTCAGAGAGGTGCCGTGGATGGGTGACACTCCCGTCCCCCTGTAGGTGCTCGCCGGGTACCTGAACTACATGGTGCAGCTGGGCATGTTCCTGGGCGGCACCGACGAGGAGTCGACACGGCAGCAGATGCAGCAGATCTTGGATTTTGAGACCGCGCTGGCCAACATCaccatccctcaggagaagcACCGGGACGAGGAGGTCATCTACCACAAAATGACGGCTGGAGAACTGAAGGTAGGAGCGGGGTGAGGCTTCTGGGCACCTGGGGTTGGGAAGCGGGGCTGGTGGAGGGGGTGACGCAGCTCCTCCAGGGAAGTCCTAATGCTGGCCGAAACCATCTGGGAAGTGCTTGTGCAATAGTTTGGCCCATTCTCAGCAGCCGGGTCCCTGGCGGGGACATCCCACCCTGAcctgctcctcccagcctcCGGACCGGGGCTGGCGGCTGTCCTGCTGAGGCGCTGACGcactctcagctctgctgcccgCTGTCCAACTGCAGACGTCAGCCCGGCCACCTCCCTGTGTCCCCAAAGGGGCCATAATGtgcctcccccccaccccgttGTCAGCGTTTTGACACCCGCTcggctttcttttcctttgtgggAGGAAATTGTTTAGTCCCCTCCGACCTTTGGAGGATGTTGCTGCTATGGGAAGTGGCCTCTTCAAAATCAGCCAAATCCATCAAACCGGGGCCGATGTGACAGCCACCGGCTTGGGAGGCGGCTGCCACCCCCGATGGCTCTTGGGTCCGTCTTTGAGCTTGTAACCGTGGCGTGGCTTTTGCAGGAGCTGGCACCGGCTGTGGACTGGATGCCCTTCCTCTCCATGGTCTTCCACCCCGTGGAGCTAAACGAGTCGGAGCCCATCGTGGTCTATGCCAAGGAGTACCTGGAGCAGGTCTCTGACCTCATCCTGGCCACGGATAAATGGtgagagcccccagcccacctggAAAGGTGCCCAGGGTGGGCCGGTGTGTCCCAGTGCCCACTCACTGCCTCTCGCCACAGCCTCCTCAACAACTACATGATCTGGAACCTGGTGCGGAAAACCAGCCCCTTCCTCGACCAGCGCTTCCAGGATGCTGAGGAGAAATTCATGGAAGTGATGTACGGGACGAAAAAGGTGAGGGGGGAGCCCCAGTGCTTCCAAATACCCAGACTCCTACATCAACGCAGCATTGGCAGTTTTTAGCAATCACTTTGCATCCAAGACCAGATGTAGGGCAGGTCTGGGGCTCACATCTGTGGTGCAGAGCATTGTGCAAGCCCGATCCCGAGGCAGGGTGATGGGGTGGGAAGCGGGGAGGGTGCTGGCTGTGCCGTGCCACCGCTGACAGCCACCTCTCGCCCCGTGCAGACCTGCCTCCCACGCTGGAAGTTCTGCATCAGCGACACAGACAACAACCTGGGCTTTGCCCTGGGGGCCATGTTCGTCAAGGCCACCTTCGCCGAGGACAGCAAGCAGGTGGTACGTCTCCACTGCCCCTGCAGCACGCAAGCCCTGGTGCTGGGAAAGCTGCTGCGGTGGTGGACCTGTTGGGGCAAGACGATGTTTCTGTGTCCACATTACTGtgtttgctgtgtgctgctgtccGCCGGGTTTTTCACTGGTCCCTGCCCTGTGCCATCTTGGCATCccagcctcttcctcccctctggTGCGAAGGGTTTTGAGTCGGTCCTTGAACTCACTTGGGTGGGAAGCCAGCTCTCCAGGCCAAAATGCACTGCCTTGTTTCCTCTAGGCGGAGGAAATGATCGCAGAGATTAAAACAGCCTTCGAGGAAAGCCTGGAGACCCTGAAGTGGATGGATGAAGAGACGAGGAAATCTGCCAAGGAGAAGGTGAGGCGCTGGGAGCAGCGGCGGGGAGGCGAGCCAGTCCTCCCACCCCTGGCACCAAAAGCACCTCAGTCCTTGTCACCCCCAGGCGGACGCCATCTACAACATGATCGGCTACCCAAAGTTCATCATGGACCCCAAGGAGCTGGATAAAGTCTTTAATGATGTGAGTCGGGTGGATGATGTCCCGTgggtctctttttttccctttcccccacCTCCACCAGGATGTGCAGGATGTGTGTGCCCATGACCGTGGCCCAGGGGCAGCCTTGAGCCCTGCGTCTCCTCCGGAAGGGTCTCGCTTCTGTCCTTGGCCCCTCTCTGGGGacttcctgaagagctgcagccagtCCTGGGGTGGCCAGGGCCCTTGGGATCCCTGCCTGGACATGGAGTTCTGTAACAGTGATTCATTGTCCTCCTGAGGCTCCGCAGCTGTcggagaggaggagaaatgaGAGCGGGTGTAGCTTGGCCTCCTGCTGGCTCCAGAGGCTCAGACACGAATGCACCGGGAAGAGCGAGGCCGGGCGACCACCGTGTGCCACTCACACTTTGCTCTTCCACAGTACGAGGCCGTGTCTGACCTCTACTTCGAGAATGTCATGCAGTTTTACAACTTCTCGGCCAGGGTCACTGCTGACCAGCTCCGGAAACCACCAAACCGGGACCAGTAAGTCCTCTTCCCTGCTTGGCACAGCCAGGCTCTGTTGTGCTCAGTGGGAATATTGTGATATCCCCTGTCCACTGTGTGGAACGCTGGGGTTTGGTTTTGCTGGAAATGTGCCCGTTAGACCATGCTGGTTTGGGGGAGTTAGTTTGGGCTGACGGCTTTGTGCTACTGTAAAGGGATGGAGCTGGAGCAAACCTCGGTGCTGGGTTTTTGTTGGCCATGTCCTTGTCGCCACAGGTGGAGCATGACGCCTCCGACGGTCAACGCCTACTACTCTCCCACCAAGAATGAGATCGTCTTCCCCGCTGGGATCCTCCAGGCCCCTTTTTACACCCGCGCATCTCCCAAGTGAGAgcctagggaaaaaaaggagggcaGGATTCACAAATTTCCTCCTATCCCCAAACTTGATGCTGAATTTCACGGCTGTGGGGAGCAGTGGCCGCTCGCTAAATCTCAGCATCGCCCTCCCACAGGTCACTGAATTTCGGTGGTATTGGTGTGGTGGTGGGCCACGAGCTGACACATGCCTTCGATGACCAAGGTATGGGCAGGCCGGGTGGGCaagctggtggcagggaggctgtgggaaAGGCAAAGGACACGACGTGTTTTTGGCAGGCCGGGAGTACGACAAGGACGGCAACCTGCGTCCCTGGTGGAAGAACTCCTCGGTGGAGGCCTTCAAGCGGCAGACAGCGTGCATGGTGGAGCAGTACAGCAACTACACCATCAACGGCGAGGCTGTCAACGGCAAGCACACCCTCGGGGAGAACATCGCCGACAATGGGGGCCTCAAGGCTGCCTACCGGGTAGGGCTGGGGGGCCGGGGCCAGGTGGCAGGGGGCGTGGGGTGGCTGGGGCCGTGCCATCCCCTGAACCCACTGTGCTCCTCGGCTTCCAGGCGTATCAGAACTGGCTGAAAAAGAACGGGGAAGAGGAAACCCTCCCGACCCTCGGCCTCACCAACCACCAGCTCTTCTTCGTTGGCTTCGCACAGGTAGGTCTCTCAGCCACAGGCAGTGAGGATGATGCTGGTTTTTGAGGTTCCTTCCACCTTTGGGGTTCCTTCCATCTGTGGAAGCACGCTTCCAGATGCTGTTGGGAGAACACGACAGCAAGGCTGAGGTCTCTGGAGATGCTGTCTGGTGGGTGGAGAACCAAGTCAGGGTGGTGCTGGTTAAAAAGCAAGACAAAGCTGGAGCTGTGTTGGCCCCTGTCCCACCAGCGGGGAGGTTGGCTTTGGCACTGAGCGGGGTCCTGCAGTTGCAGACATCAGCACCTGTGTCTCTTGCCCCCCGCCTGCAGGTGTGGTGCTCGGTTCGCACGCCGGAGAGCTCGCACGAAGGGCTCATCACCGACCCTCACAGCCCCTCGCGCTTCCGTGTCATTGGCACCGTATCCAACTCCTGGGAGTTCGCGGAGCATTTCAGCTGCCCCCTGGGCTCCCCCATGAACCCCCCCAAGAAGTGCGAAGTGTGGTGATGGGCGAATGCCCGAGGGAACCAGCTGCTTCGtcctctgctggcagctgaatTTCCCTGGTCCTTTCAAGAGGCTGAAACCACTTCTCTGTGCAGCGAACTGCCCAGCTCCCCGCTGGAGCGGCGCCCCACGTCCCCGGTGTTGTCCGAGGTTCGATCCACTGTGAAAACTCTTCCCCTCGCTCGCTGGTGAAATGACTTCGATTTGAGGGTTTTTCTTTCCCACCGTGACCAGGCCATGTGTCGAGGCACGTGTCCGCGGGCACTGCCTGTATTTACACACGCAGTGCTCAATCTTGATCTGCTGCCCCAGCAAATACCTCTTCCGAGGCGATAAAGGGAACGCCACGGTGCCAGCAGGTTTGGCTGTGTGTCTAAATACACCTGGCATACCTTCCTCTCTCCAAAGATGCGCACACAAGAATGGAAAGTAGATTAAGAtatattttggggggaaatatatatatatatatttttcatgcattttggAATACACTGGaaaatttcagggaaaatgcattttaaagctttttttttttcttttgtttttagcaaaggattagaatatttattaattatcttttttacttagtgcagctgcagggcacagcacccTGTGGGGATGGTTCCTCAGCTT includes these proteins:
- the ECE1 gene encoding endothelin-converting enzyme 1 isoform X1, which produces MCEVQKQGEKGRGEELKKKKKEREKTDFASDKILQLKLFLPAQFSGRSAASRRVLGGDFGSGNGAFCTSQEGKGLLPSALSHPQMSTYKRATLDDEDPLDSISEGDGYPNGFQVNFCGPRSSLGCWAQRTRPEKQLVVLVAVLAAVLAACLLGLIFQYRARPSAVCLSEACISVTSSILSSLDRAVNPCEDFFGYACGGWIKANPLPDGHSRWGTFNNLWEHNQAIMKHLLENTTANVSSEAERKAQRYYQACMNESKIEELRAAPLMELIQKLGGWNITGPWAEDNFNATLQKVTAHYRTSPFFSVYVSADSKNSNSNVIQVDQSGLGLPSRDYYLNKTENEKVLAGYLNYMVQLGMFLGGTDEESTRQQMQQILDFETALANITIPQEKHRDEEVIYHKMTAGELKELAPAVDWMPFLSMVFHPVELNESEPIVVYAKEYLEQVSDLILATDKCLLNNYMIWNLVRKTSPFLDQRFQDAEEKFMEVMYGTKKTCLPRWKFCISDTDNNLGFALGAMFVKATFAEDSKQVAEEMIAEIKTAFEESLETLKWMDEETRKSAKEKADAIYNMIGYPKFIMDPKELDKVFNDYEAVSDLYFENVMQFYNFSARVTADQLRKPPNRDQWSMTPPTVNAYYSPTKNEIVFPAGILQAPFYTRASPKSLNFGGIGVVVGHELTHAFDDQGREYDKDGNLRPWWKNSSVEAFKRQTACMVEQYSNYTINGEAVNGKHTLGENIADNGGLKAAYRAYQNWLKKNGEEETLPTLGLTNHQLFFVGFAQVWCSVRTPESSHEGLITDPHSPSRFRVIGTVSNSWEFAEHFSCPLGSPMNPPKKCEVW
- the ECE1 gene encoding endothelin-converting enzyme 1 isoform X3; this encodes MSTYKRATLDDEDPLDSISEGDGYPNGFQVNFCGPRSSLGCWAQRTRPEKQLVVLVAVLAAVLAACLLGLIFQYRARPSAVCLSEACISVTSSILSSLDRAVNPCEDFFGYACGGWIKANPLPDGHSRWGTFNNLWEHNQAIMKHLLENTTANVSSEAERKAQRYYQACMNESKIEELRAAPLMELIQKLGGWNITGPWAEDNFNATLQKVTAHYRTSPFFSVYVSADSKNSNSNVIQVDQSGLGLPSRDYYLNKTENEKVLAGYLNYMVQLGMFLGGTDEESTRQQMQQILDFETALANITIPQEKHRDEEVIYHKMTAGELKELAPAVDWMPFLSMVFHPVELNESEPIVVYAKEYLEQVSDLILATDKCLLNNYMIWNLVRKTSPFLDQRFQDAEEKFMEVMYGTKKTCLPRWKFCISDTDNNLGFALGAMFVKATFAEDSKQVAEEMIAEIKTAFEESLETLKWMDEETRKSAKEKADAIYNMIGYPKFIMDPKELDKVFNDYEAVSDLYFENVMQFYNFSARVTADQLRKPPNRDQWSMTPPTVNAYYSPTKNEIVFPAGILQAPFYTRASPKSLNFGGIGVVVGHELTHAFDDQGREYDKDGNLRPWWKNSSVEAFKRQTACMVEQYSNYTINGEAVNGKHTLGENIADNGGLKAAYRAYQNWLKKNGEEETLPTLGLTNHQLFFVGFAQVWCSVRTPESSHEGLITDPHSPSRFRVIGTVSNSWEFAEHFSCPLGSPMNPPKKCEVW
- the ECE1 gene encoding endothelin-converting enzyme 1 isoform X2, whose protein sequence is MMSTYKRATLDDEDPLDSISEGDGYPNGFQVNFCGPRSSLGCWAQRTRPEKQLVVLVAVLAAVLAACLLGLIFQYRARPSAVCLSEACISVTSSILSSLDRAVNPCEDFFGYACGGWIKANPLPDGHSRWGTFNNLWEHNQAIMKHLLENTTANVSSEAERKAQRYYQACMNESKIEELRAAPLMELIQKLGGWNITGPWAEDNFNATLQKVTAHYRTSPFFSVYVSADSKNSNSNVIQVDQSGLGLPSRDYYLNKTENEKVLAGYLNYMVQLGMFLGGTDEESTRQQMQQILDFETALANITIPQEKHRDEEVIYHKMTAGELKELAPAVDWMPFLSMVFHPVELNESEPIVVYAKEYLEQVSDLILATDKCLLNNYMIWNLVRKTSPFLDQRFQDAEEKFMEVMYGTKKTCLPRWKFCISDTDNNLGFALGAMFVKATFAEDSKQVAEEMIAEIKTAFEESLETLKWMDEETRKSAKEKADAIYNMIGYPKFIMDPKELDKVFNDYEAVSDLYFENVMQFYNFSARVTADQLRKPPNRDQWSMTPPTVNAYYSPTKNEIVFPAGILQAPFYTRASPKSLNFGGIGVVVGHELTHAFDDQGREYDKDGNLRPWWKNSSVEAFKRQTACMVEQYSNYTINGEAVNGKHTLGENIADNGGLKAAYRAYQNWLKKNGEEETLPTLGLTNHQLFFVGFAQVWCSVRTPESSHEGLITDPHSPSRFRVIGTVSNSWEFAEHFSCPLGSPMNPPKKCEVW